Proteins from a single region of Chryseobacterium sp. W4I1:
- a CDS encoding YceI family protein gives MKKIFLLAVLASGLVFGQSKKVVASDVHWWGYKVAKSEASSHDGTVKVKSGDMIMKGNSLIGGSFVLDMTSISSTDLSGEYQQKLNGHLKNGDFFEVEKFPTASFKITSVKKNNDKIYNSLVTGNLTVKGKTNPVTFPAKIAYSKGVVSLVSDKFAFDRQKFDVAYKSTMQDVFVKDDIEMLVKVTAK, from the coding sequence ATGAAAAAAATATTCTTATTGGCAGTTTTAGCCAGTGGTCTTGTATTCGGACAATCTAAAAAAGTAGTAGCATCTGATGTACATTGGTGGGGATACAAAGTAGCAAAATCTGAAGCAAGTTCTCACGATGGTACTGTAAAAGTAAAGTCAGGAGACATGATCATGAAAGGAAATAGTCTTATAGGAGGAAGCTTTGTATTGGATATGACTTCTATCAGCTCAACTGACCTTTCAGGAGAATATCAGCAGAAACTGAACGGACACCTTAAGAACGGTGATTTCTTTGAAGTTGAAAAATTCCCTACTGCTTCTTTCAAAATCACTTCTGTAAAGAAAAATAATGATAAGATTTATAACTCATTGGTAACGGGAAATCTTACTGTTAAAGGAAAAACAAACCCTGTTACTTTCCCTGCAAAAATTGCTTACAGCAAAGGAGTGGTAAGTTTGGTTTCTGATAAATTCGCTTTTGACAGACAGAAATTTGACGTTGCTTACAAGTCTACCATGCAGGATGTTTTTGTGAAAGATGACATTGAAATGCTTGTAAAGGTAACTGCTAAATAA
- a CDS encoding alpha/beta hydrolase: MKIYVVSGLGADFKVLERLEFPENCEVIFIDWLIPEKNESFHSYVARMAEKIDDSEPFCLLGYSFGGIMVQEINKLKPAQKVVIMGSIKSDKEKSRFIRTGEITKLPRILPVGMFNDKAANVYSVIRKLFDPKNPKILEYFRVRDPYYLKWSVEKVSEWKFEEIPEVIQILGDKDIVFPIKYSKPDYVIKGGTHLFPATKSKEVSKILKEVFA, encoded by the coding sequence ATGAAAATTTATGTAGTAAGTGGCCTCGGAGCAGATTTTAAAGTATTGGAAAGACTGGAATTTCCCGAGAACTGTGAAGTGATTTTTATAGACTGGCTTATTCCCGAGAAAAATGAGTCCTTTCATTCCTATGTTGCGAGAATGGCGGAGAAAATAGACGATTCAGAGCCGTTCTGCCTGTTGGGATATTCCTTTGGAGGAATAATGGTACAGGAGATTAATAAACTGAAGCCTGCCCAAAAAGTAGTCATTATGGGAAGCATTAAATCTGATAAAGAAAAATCCAGATTTATAAGAACCGGAGAAATTACAAAACTTCCAAGAATTCTTCCTGTAGGCATGTTTAATGATAAAGCAGCAAATGTCTATTCTGTGATCCGGAAACTTTTTGATCCTAAAAATCCAAAGATCCTTGAGTATTTCAGAGTCAGAGATCCTTACTACCTCAAATGGTCTGTAGAGAAGGTTTCAGAATGGAAATTTGAAGAAATTCCAGAGGTCATCCAGATATTGGGCGATAAGGATATTGTTTTTCCAATTAAATATTCAAAACCGGATTATGTTATTAAAGGCGGAACCCATCTTTTTCCGGCCACAAAATCCAAAGAAGTTTCAAAAATATTGAAAGAAGTGTTTGCTTAA
- a CDS encoding Crp/Fnr family transcriptional regulator: protein METLIKNISKHVKLSPEEISVFKGFWTEKTLEKGELLLRNGEICRYDNYIISGALKAFCINPENGNEEILFLAIDDWWATDIHSFSRQKVSIYNIQAIEKTHLLQISHQSFQKLLQEIPSLEKYFRIILEGYLGTLEKRVVFNHMHKAEQKYLDFLETYPDIVSKIPQYLIASYLGISAEFISRIRKKNKYS, encoded by the coding sequence ATGGAAACATTAATTAAGAATATCTCAAAGCATGTAAAGCTAAGTCCGGAGGAAATTTCAGTTTTTAAAGGATTCTGGACAGAAAAAACATTGGAAAAAGGCGAGCTTCTTTTAAGGAACGGTGAGATCTGCCGTTATGACAACTACATTATTTCAGGTGCCTTAAAAGCTTTCTGCATCAATCCTGAAAATGGAAATGAAGAAATTCTTTTTTTAGCAATTGATGATTGGTGGGCGACTGACATCCATAGTTTTTCCAGGCAAAAAGTATCGATCTACAACATACAGGCTATAGAGAAAACGCATCTTCTGCAGATCAGTCATCAGTCTTTTCAAAAACTGCTGCAGGAAATTCCCTCTTTGGAAAAATATTTCAGAATTATTTTAGAGGGTTATCTTGGAACGCTGGAAAAGCGAGTGGTATTTAATCATATGCACAAGGCCGAACAGAAATACCTTGACTTTCTGGAAACTTATCCTGATATCGTCTCCAAAATTCCTCAATATCTGATCGCCTCTTATCTGGGGATCTCTGCAGAATTTATAAGCCGTATCCGGAAAAAAAATAAATACTCTTGA
- a CDS encoding ammonium transporter: protein MKIGLKWIVSFSIICLVAFGGLFWSPIVDFPNTGEFLSEDKIVGADVAWILAAAGLVLLMTPGLSFFYGGMVGKKNVISTMLQSFIALGVISMLWVVVGFSLSFGDSLGFEINGVHYGIIGNPLSYPFFSRVGVLPHKMMASTIPFVLFALFQMKFAVITPALITGSFAERVRFISYLLFMVLFSLFIYTPLCHMVWHPDGLLNKYFGLKDFAGGTVVHMSAGFAALAGALVLGKRKNPHHEPSNIPYVLLGTGMLWFGWFGFNAGSALSANATAAIAFGTTTIASASAMMTWIFFDRINGRSVSALGACIGAVVGLVAITPGCGFVSIPESLFIGFISAIVSNLMMNWKKLKKIDDTLDVFACHGVGGIMGMILTAIFAHGENASLLHGGVNVFAHHMVALILVSAFAFFGSLILYKITNRIITLRVSEESENKGLDISQHEESLKW from the coding sequence ATGAAAATTGGTTTAAAGTGGATTGTTTCATTTTCAATTATTTGTCTTGTAGCTTTCGGAGGATTATTCTGGAGCCCTATTGTTGATTTTCCCAATACAGGCGAATTTCTGAGTGAAGATAAGATCGTAGGCGCTGATGTAGCCTGGATTCTTGCAGCAGCCGGACTTGTTCTGCTGATGACACCCGGACTTTCATTCTTTTATGGAGGAATGGTTGGGAAAAAAAATGTGATCTCTACCATGCTCCAGAGTTTTATAGCACTCGGTGTTATTTCTATGTTGTGGGTAGTCGTTGGTTTTTCCCTGTCCTTCGGAGATTCCTTAGGCTTTGAAATTAATGGTGTGCATTACGGAATTATTGGAAATCCCCTAAGTTATCCGTTTTTCAGCAGGGTAGGTGTATTGCCTCATAAAATGATGGCCTCTACCATTCCCTTTGTGCTTTTTGCTCTTTTTCAGATGAAATTTGCAGTCATCACTCCCGCTCTTATTACAGGCTCCTTTGCTGAACGTGTACGTTTCATCTCTTACCTCCTTTTCATGGTACTTTTCAGCCTTTTCATCTACACGCCGCTTTGTCATATGGTATGGCATCCGGATGGACTTTTGAATAAATACTTTGGGTTAAAAGATTTTGCTGGCGGAACCGTAGTCCATATGAGTGCCGGTTTTGCAGCTCTGGCAGGAGCTTTGGTTCTTGGGAAAAGGAAAAACCCACATCATGAGCCTTCCAATATTCCTTATGTTCTTTTAGGAACCGGTATGTTGTGGTTCGGATGGTTCGGATTCAATGCGGGATCTGCCCTGAGCGCTAATGCTACTGCTGCAATAGCATTTGGAACTACAACCATTGCGTCTGCTTCTGCCATGATGACATGGATCTTTTTTGACAGAATAAACGGCAGAAGTGTATCCGCATTGGGAGCCTGCATTGGTGCAGTGGTAGGCTTGGTTGCCATTACTCCCGGATGCGGTTTTGTTTCTATTCCTGAAAGTCTTTTTATAGGATTTATTTCAGCCATTGTTTCCAATCTCATGATGAATTGGAAGAAGCTCAAAAAGATTGATGATACACTGGATGTTTTTGCATGTCATGGAGTAGGCGGGATCATGGGAATGATATTAACCGCTATTTTCGCCCATGGTGAAAATGCCAGTCTTCTTCATGGTGGTGTTAACGTTTTTGCCCATCATATGGTAGCTCTTATATTGGTTTCTGCGTTTGCTTTCTTCGGGTCTTTGATTTTGTATAAAATAACGAACCGAATCATCACTTTAAGGGTTTCCGAAGAATCAGAAAATAAAGGTCTGGATATTTCGCAACATGAAGAAAGCTTAAAGTGGTGA
- a CDS encoding YceI family protein — MKRLLLFAMMCVSISFVSAQKKFDKVSKVTSSEIRWWGYKVVKTEASSHSGTVKLKSGKFNFDKTVLVDGEFIIDMRSMMAGDVSEEDQIKLTNELKSTNFFEVKKFPIAKFHLTKIIPLANSEYNSTIYGDITIKGVRKTISFPANAYVTQFTVVIESAKFSLNRRDFKVFYQSSLKDYFIKDEMDFQFKVSTEKLDNENRVPVKKKK, encoded by the coding sequence ATGAAAAGATTACTATTGTTTGCTATGATGTGTGTGAGCATATCATTTGTTTCTGCACAGAAGAAGTTTGATAAGGTTTCAAAAGTAACTTCATCGGAGATCAGGTGGTGGGGATATAAAGTTGTAAAAACTGAAGCCTCTTCACATTCAGGAACAGTAAAGCTGAAAAGCGGAAAATTCAATTTTGACAAAACGGTTCTTGTAGACGGAGAATTTATCATCGATATGAGGAGCATGATGGCTGGAGATGTTTCTGAAGAAGATCAGATCAAGCTTACCAATGAACTGAAAAGCACCAATTTCTTTGAAGTTAAAAAGTTCCCGATTGCAAAATTCCACTTGACCAAAATTATTCCTTTAGCAAACAGTGAGTACAATTCTACAATATATGGTGATATTACCATCAAAGGCGTAAGAAAAACCATCTCTTTCCCGGCGAATGCCTATGTAACCCAGTTTACAGTAGTGATAGAGTCTGCTAAATTCTCACTGAACAGAAGAGACTTCAAAGTATTCTACCAGTCTTCACTGAAAGATTATTTCATCAAGGACGAAATGGATTTCCAGTTTAAAGTTTCTACAGAAAAACTGGATAATGAAAACAGAGTTCCTGTGAAGAAAAAGAAATAG
- a CDS encoding FMN-dependent NADH-azoreductase, translating to MKLLIINASVRNTKSYSRKLTSLFVENWKKKHPLDVFTYRETGIDIIPNIDEHWIASAFIKPSQRTEENQKALKLSNELIQELKENDIYVIGTPMYNWSIPGGLKAYIDQVMRINETWKFRSGVPDGDYVGLLEYKKVFILSSRGDTGYGENEKNGHMNFQTTYLKHIFGIMGVKDISVFSLDNEEFGGEIFENSKTEIFNTINSIN from the coding sequence ATGAAACTATTGATTATTAATGCAAGCGTAAGGAATACCAAATCTTACAGCCGCAAGCTCACTTCTCTTTTTGTAGAAAACTGGAAAAAGAAGCATCCTCTTGATGTATTTACTTACAGGGAAACCGGAATTGATATTATTCCCAACATTGATGAACACTGGATTGCAAGTGCTTTTATAAAGCCTTCGCAAAGAACGGAAGAAAATCAAAAAGCTTTAAAACTAAGCAACGAACTGATTCAAGAACTTAAAGAAAATGACATCTACGTCATAGGAACACCTATGTATAACTGGTCTATTCCGGGCGGTTTAAAGGCTTATATCGATCAGGTAATGCGCATCAATGAAACCTGGAAATTCAGATCAGGAGTTCCTGACGGAGATTATGTCGGTCTCCTTGAATATAAGAAAGTTTTTATCTTATCGAGCAGAGGTGACACGGGTTATGGTGAAAATGAAAAAAATGGACATATGAACTTCCAGACCACTTATCTGAAACATATATTTGGCATCATGGGAGTAAAAGATATTAGTGTTTTCTCATTGGATAATGAAGAATTCGGAGGTGAAATATTCGAAAATTCTAAGACTGAAATCTTTAATACCATCAATTCAATCAATTAG